The stretch of DNA ATTAGAAGAAGAGGAAGATGTATTAAAAGTTATAAAAGCACAAAAAACTGATAAAGCACCATTTATAATTACTAAAGACGAAGATGGAGTATTCCAAGTTGAAGGAGCAATGGTAGACGGAGTATTATCAAAATATGTAATAACTTATGATGAAGAATCTGTAATAACTTTTGTACATATGTTAAAAAATCTTGGAATGGAAGATGCTCTTAGAGAAGCTGGAGCTGTAGATGGAGATACAATAAGAATTATAGATGTAGAATTTGAATATGTAGAATAATAGAGGTTTTTATGAAAGGAATAGTTATAGCTGGACCTACAGGTGTTGGAAAAACAGATTTATCTTTAAAATTAGCAAAAGAATTAGATTGTTATATTATTTCTTCTGACTCAGCACAGGTTTATAAAGATATGAATATAGGAACTGCAAAAATTTTAGAAGAAGAAATGAAAGGAATAAAACATTTTATGTTAGATATTGTAGAACCTATTTCAAAATATAGTGTTGGTGACTATCAAAAAGAAGTAGATAAGATATTACAAGAGACAGAAAAAGAAAATAAAAATATCATTCTGACAGGAGGAACAGGTCTTTATATAGGAGCCATAACAGAGGGACTTTCTGATTTGCCTTCAGGAGATGAAAATTTAAGAAAAGAATTATCAAAACTTTCTACAAATGAATTATATGAAAAATTAAAAGTTTTAGATTGTGAAAGTATTAAAAATATCCATATTAACAATAGAAAAAGATTAGAAAGAGCATTAGAAGTTTGTCTTTTAACAGGAAAAAAATTTTCAGAACTATCTAAACAAAATATTAAAAATAACAATTACTCATTTTTAAAAGTTTGTTTAACAAGAAATAGAGAAAATCTATATAAAAGAATAGATAAAAGAGTAGATATAATGGTTGAAAATGGTCTTGTTGAAGAGGTTAAAAATATTTGTGAAAAATACGGTAAAGAAATAATAAAAAAAATAAATATAATAGGTTATAGTGAAATTATAGATTATTTTAATGGAGAAATATCATTAGAGGAAGCTATTTCTAATATAAAAAGAAATTCTAGAAGATATGCTAAAAGACAACTTACTTGGTTTAGAAATCAAGATAATTATATTTGGTTTAATTTAGATGAGGAATCGGAAGAAAGTATATTAATTCAGATAAAAAACTTATTTTACAGATTATAAACTAACAATTAGCTTGATAAAATCAAATACTTATGATATTATAGAATAAGATTTCTAGGAGAAAAAGATGAAAAAAATATTATTCTTAATTATGTTTTTATTGTTTATAGGTTGTAGTAATATTCAAAATAGAGATACTGAAAATATAAATAATTTAAGAATATGCGAAAAATATTGTGATAATTGGGAATTAGATAAATTAGAGTCAGAACTCCAAAAAATTCAAAATAAAGATTTAGTAAAAAAATTTGAGAAATGTTTAGAAGAAAAAATACTTTATAAAAAAGAATTAGATAATTTTTTACAAAAAATAATAATTTCTATAAAAAATAATCAAATTTCAGAGATAGAAGATAAATTTCAAAATAGTATTTCAAATAAAAAAATTATAAAAATATTAAAAAATTCTGATTTTTCAGAAGTAAATATAATATTTAGTAAACCAGAATTTTATAAAAAAACTGCAAAAAATAAAGTAGCTTTTATATTTTTGGAAGAAGTTATTTATCTCTCTATAGATTATAAGATTATTAATGGAGAATGGAGGATAATAAGAGTAAAGGATGGAAGAGAATAGTAA from Fusobacterium perfoetens ATCC 29250 encodes:
- the miaA gene encoding tRNA (adenosine(37)-N6)-dimethylallyltransferase MiaA, coding for MEVFMKGIVIAGPTGVGKTDLSLKLAKELDCYIISSDSAQVYKDMNIGTAKILEEEMKGIKHFMLDIVEPISKYSVGDYQKEVDKILQETEKENKNIILTGGTGLYIGAITEGLSDLPSGDENLRKELSKLSTNELYEKLKVLDCESIKNIHINNRKRLERALEVCLLTGKKFSELSKQNIKNNNYSFLKVCLTRNRENLYKRIDKRVDIMVENGLVEEVKNICEKYGKEIIKKINIIGYSEIIDYFNGEISLEEAISNIKRNSRRYAKRQLTWFRNQDNYIWFNLDEESEESILIQIKNLFYRL